Within Xanthomonas theicola, the genomic segment CATCTACGGTATGTGGGGTCTGTTCGTGCTGGTGCCGGTGATGACCGAATACGTCACGCCATGGCTCAACGACCACCTGGGCACCCTGCCGCTGATCGGCCCGATGTTCCAGGGCCCGCCGCTGGGCATCGGCCTGCTCACCGCCGGCTTCGTGCTGGCGATCATGGTGATCCCGTTCATCTCCTCGGTGATGCGCGAAGTGTTCCTGACCGTGCCGACGCGGCTGAAGGAATCGGCCTACGCGCTGGGTTCCACGCGCTGGGAAGTGAGCTGGGACATCGTGCTGCCGTACACCCGCTCGGCGGTGATCGGCGGCATCTTCCTCGGCCTGGGCCGCGCCCTTGGCGAGACCATGGCGGTGGCGTTCGTGGTCGGCAACACGGTGCGGCTGTCGCCGTCGCTGCTGGAACCGGGCACCACCATCGCCGCGCTGATCGCCAACGATTTCGGCGAGGCGACGGAAACTTACCGCTCGGCGCTGCTGCTGCTGGGCTTCGTGCTGTTCATCGTCACCTTCGTGGTGCTGGCGATCGCCCGCCTGATGCTGCAGCAGCTGTCGCGCCGAGAGGGCAACTGACATGGCCGCCAACGTCGCAGAGCACCTGTACAACCGCCGCCGCGTGGTCAACCTCTTCGCGCTGCTGCTGTCCTGCCTCACCGCACTGTTCGGGCTGGGGTTCCTGGGCTGGATCCTGTGGACGCTGCTGGCCAAGGGCATCGCCGGCATCGGTCCGGACCTGTTCACCCGCATGACCCCGCCGCCGGGCGGGGAAGGCGGCCTGGCCAACGCGTTCTTCGGCAGCGCGGTGATGTGCGGCCTGGCGCTGCTGATCGGCACCCCGCTGGGCGTGGCCGCCGGCACCTGGCTGGCCGAATACGGCAATGCGCGCAAGACCGGCCAGGTGGTGCGCTTCGTCAACGACATCCTGCTGTCGGCGCCGTCGATCGTGCTCGGCCTGTTCGTGTACACGCTGTACGTGATGCAGACCGGCGGGCGCTTCTCGGCGATGGCCGGCGCGCTGGCGCTGGCCTTCATCGTGCTGCCGGTGGTGGTGCGCACCACCGACGAGATGCTGCGCCTGGTGCCGGGGCAGATGCGCGAAGCGGCGCTGTCGCTGGGCATCCCGCAATGGAAGGTGACGATGCAGGTGCTGTACCGCAGCGCCTCGGCCGGCATCGTCACCGGCGTGCTGCTGGCGCTGGCGCGGATCAGCGGCGAGACCGCCCCGCTGCTGTTCACCGCGTTCGGCAACCAGTACTGGAACAACAACGTGATGCAACCGATGGCGAGCGTACCGGTGGTGATGAACTCCTTCGCCGGCAGCCCCTACCCGAGCTGGCAGCTGCTGGCCTGGTCCGGCGCGCTGGTGCTCACCGCGTTCGTGCTGCTGGTCAGCCTCGGCGCGCGCGGCCTGCTGCGGCGCTACAAGACCTCCAACGATTGATTTCCTATGGAACCGGCCATGAACGATCACCGCAACGCCGCCGCACCGATGCATCGCATCGCCATGCCCATCGGGCACACCGCGCTGGCGCCGTCGCCGGTCAAGGTGGCCGCGCGCGGCCTGGATTTCCACTACGACAAGTACCACGCGCTGAAGGGCATCGACCTGGAAGTTCCGGAAAAGCGCGTCACCGCGCTGATCGGCCCGTCCGGCTGCGGCAAGTCGACCCTGCTGCGCATCTTCAACCGCATCTATGCGCTGTATCCCAAGCAGGAGGCGCGCGGCGAAGTGCTGCTGGACGGCGAGGACATCCTCTCGCCGAAGTACCCGATGAACCGCCTGCGCAGCAAGGTCGGCATGGTGTTCCAGAAGCCGGTGCCGTTCCCGATGACCATCTTCGAGAACGTCGCCTACGGCATCCGCCACCACGAGAAGCTGTCCAAGGCCGACATGGCCGGCCGCGTCGAGCAGGCGCTGCGCCAGGGCGCGCTGTGGGACGAGGTCAAGGACAAGCTCGGGCAGAGCGCGCTGGGCCTGTCCGGCGGCCAGCAGCAGCGCCTGTGCATCGCCCGCGCGGTGGCGCTGCGCCCGGACGTACTGCTGCTCGACGAGCCGACCTCGGCATTGGATCCCATCTCCACCAGCCGCATCGAGCAGCTGGTCGAGGAACTGAAGAACGACTACACCATCGTCATCGTCACCCACAACATGCAGCAGGCCGCGCGCGTGTCCGACTACACCGCCTTCATGTATCTGGGCGACCTGATCGAGCACGACCGCACCGAAATCATCTTCTCGCAGCCCAGCAAGCAGCAGACCGAAGACTACATCACCGGCCGCTTCGGCTGATCGACAAGGGATACCTGATGAACAACCAGCCCAATGAACACATCGTGAAGAGCTACGATGAAGAACAACAGCGCCTGGTCGCCGAGATCGTGCGCATGGGCGAGACCGCGGTGGCGCAGTTGGAGGCGGCACTGGACGTGGTCGAGCGCCGCGACGACAACGCCGCGCTGCGCATCGTCGTCAACGACGAGGCGATCGACGCGCTCGAGCATTCGATCAGCCACGACGTGATGCGCCTGGCGCTGCGCGGGCCGATGGCGCGCGACCTGCGCGAGATCCTGGCCGGCCTGCGCATCCCGGCCGACATCGAGCGTATCGGCGACTACGCCGCCAACGTGGCCAAGCGCTCGATCACGCTGAACATGTCGCCGCCGATGCCGCATACGCTGGGCCTGCGCCAGCTGGGCATGCTGGCCGCGCAGCAGGTGCGCGAAGCGCTGGCCGCCTACCGCAGTGGCGATGCCGACGCGGCACTGCGGATCCGCCAGGGCGATGCGCTGCTGGACGCGCAGTACACCGCGCTGTTCCGCGAGCTGTTGACCTACATGATGGAGGATCCGCGCAACATCACCCCGTGCACGCATCTGCTGTTCATGGCCAAGAACCTGGAACGGATCGGCGACCATGCCACCAACATCGCCGAGAACGTATGGTTCTTGGTGCACGGCGACCAGCCGTTGCCGCCGCGCGACAAGCGCGACGAGACCAGCACCACCGCCGGCCTCTAGCCACGGACTCACGCGGCCTCGACGCAGCGGAGATGCGGCACCCCTATCGATACATGCAATCCACTGAATATCCTAGGGATTTTAACGAAAATTCATCGACCGACAGCTAGCCTGTCGGTCCCGTGGAGCCGCTCTCCACCGACCACCCAAGACACATATGAAGCGCATCGTCGGTTCGGTCCTCGCACTGTCGCTGCAGGCCTGCGGCGGCGCATTCGCCGCCGGCCAGGACGACCACGATCGCGACCCGCACAGGCAGCGCAAGAACCAGCGCGACGACCATGGCCCGCAGCAGGCACGCCATCCCGATCGCCACGACGACCCGCGCCGCCACCAGCGCGGCAAGCGCCTGGCGGTGAGCGAGCGCAGCGACCACATGCCGGACTACCGCAGGCACGGCCTGAAGGCACCGCCGCGTGGCCACGAATGGCGCCGGATCGACGACCCGTACGTGCCGATCGCCGTCGCCACCGAGCTCATTACCAGCGCCATCGCCCACAGCCGCTGACGTCGGCGCACGCCGCAGACAAGGTCCCGCTTCGGCGGGGCTTTTTTTGCGCGGCGCTGCGCCGCATACAGCGGGCCGCGGCAGCGGATACGCTTGGCGCTCACCGTCGGCGTGGCGACGCCGGCGCCACGTCCGCCCCACCTGGAGAGCCTGTATGTCCATTCCTTCGCGTCCGTCCCCCGTCCTTGCCGGCGCCGTCCTGCTCGGCGGGCCCGGCATGCCCGCTTCCGCGCTGGCGGTGACCGAACTGGCCCAGGGCTATGCGCTCGGCGCGCAGGCCGCGCCTGCGCCCAGCGCGGCCGCAACGCCAGCCCAGCAGCCCCAGGCCGACACCGAGACCAAAGCCAAGGCCGCCGCTGCCGGCGACGCCAAGGCGGCCGCAGGCACGCGCGGCGGCCGCGCGTAGGACGCCACGCCGGCCAAGGCGGACGCTTCCGCCGCCGCCGCGCAGCGCGAGGACAAGGCGATGGCCGAAGGCAAGTGCGGCGAAGGCACGTGCGGTGGCGGCGGCCGATTGCTCGCCACAGCCGTTGGCGGCGGCGAGCGCCGTCGGCCTGCGCCGCCGCCTGCTGCCGGAGCTGCTGCAGGCGCCGCCAGCGGCGTTCGACTTTCTGAAGTGCGCGCCGGACAACTGGATCGGCGTCGGCGGCCGCCTGGGCGCGATGCTGGACACGCGGGCCGCGCGCCATCCGCTCAGCTGCCATGGCCTGTCGCTGTCGCTCGGCCGCATGGCGCCGCTGGATACGCTGCTGTTGCGGCAGACCCGGCAGTTCCTGGAACGGCACCGGGCCGCGCTGTACAGCGAACACCTGAACTACAGCGCCGACGCTGGGCGGCTCTACGAATTGCTGCCGTTGGCGTTCACCGACGCGGCGGTGCGCCATGCGGGCGCGCGCATCGCCCAGGCGCAGAATGCGCTGGGCCGGCGCATCGCGGTGGAGAACGTGTCCTACTACGCCGCGCCGGGCCAGGCGCTGAGCGAGGCCGAGTTCGTCGCCACGGTCCTGGCCGAAGCCGACTGCGACCTGCTGCTGGACGTCAACAACGTCTGCGTCAATGCCGCCAACCATGGCGACGATGCCCTGGCCTTCCTCGCCGCGATACCGAGCGCGCGCATCGTCTGGCACCACGTCGCCGGGCATCACGACGATGCCGCCAGCGCGCTGAAGATCGACACCCATGGTGCGGCGGTGGCGGCCGACGTCTGGCAACTGCTCGACGCCGCCTACCGCCTGCACGGCGTGCGCCCGAGCCTGCTGGAACGCGACAGCCAGTTCCCACCGCTGCCCGAGTTGCTGCACGAGCTGCAGCGCATCCGCGACGCGCAGGCGCGGGCCATGCCGGCGGCGCAGGCGGCGGCGCATGACTGAGCCGCTGCACGCACAACAGCTGGCGCTGGCCCTGCACCTGCGCGATCGGCAGCGGCATGCGCCGCCGGCGGACATGAGCCGCGGCGCCTGGCGGTGTACCGCGCGCTGTGCTTCGACAACATCGCGCAGCTGCTCGCCGCGCATTTCCTGGTCTTGCGCGCGAGCGTGGGCGATGCCGCGTGGCAAGCGCTGCTGCGCGCGTTCTGCGCCGAACACCGGGCGCGCACGCCGCTGTTCCCGCGGATGGGCGGCGAGTTCGTGCGCTTCCTGCAACAACGCGCCACCGATCCGCAACGGCCCTGGCTGGCCGAACTGGCGCACTACGAGACGGTGGAGCTGGAGGTACGGATCGACAATGCCGCGCTGCCGCCGCACGATGCCCGCGGCGACCTGCTCGACGGCGTTGCGCAGCTGTCGCCATGGCTGCGCCTGCTGCGCTACCGCTGGCCGGTGCAGCGCATCGGTCCTGCGCGGCGGCCGGGCGAGGCGCCGCCACGGCCGACCTGTCTGCTGGCACGCCGCGACGCCGACGGCCAGGTGCGCTTCGCCGAACTGGCGCCGCTGGCCTACCGACTGCTGGCGCTGCTGCACGATGCCCGGCACAGCCGCCGCACGCTGCTGCTGCGCCTGGCCGCCGAGCACGGCAGCGACGCCGGCGCGCTACTGCAGGAAGGCGCCGCGCTGCTCGAGCGCCTGCGCGAACAAGACAGCGTCCTCGGCACTCGCCGGCCGCCTGACCCGCGCAGCGCGGCGCATGCGGCCAGTTGCACGGGCACCTCCCGTCGCGACGCGGGAAGCCGCTGAATCGGCAGGCGCACGCCGCGGTCGGGAGCGGCCGCCATGGCGCCCGGCAGCAGCGCCTGCCGCGGTCGGGCCGCCGCCTCGACGCCCTCCGGCGCCTGCATTCCCGGCATTCCCCAGTCACCGCACCGCGGACTGCCGCGGCCGGCGTTTAGCGGCGCTCTGCTACCCTTTGCGGATGAACGATCCCCTCGACAGCCCCTCCCAGCCGCTTGCCATCACCCCGATGTCGCGGCGTTTCCGCGGCTATCTGCCGGTGGTGGTGGACGTGGAGACCGGCGGTTTCGACTGGAACCGGCATGCGCTGCTGGAGATCGCCGCGGTACCGATCGAGATGGACGATTTCGGCCGGCTGCATCCCGGCGCCACTACCAGCGCGCACGTGGTGCCGGCGCCCGGCACCGCCATCGACCCGAAGTCGCTGGAAGTCACCGGCATCATCCTCGACCATCCGTTCCGCTTCGCCAAGCCGGAACGCGAGGCGCTGGACCACCTGTTCGCGCCGGTGCGCACGGCGGTGAAGAAGTACGGCTGTCAGCGCGCGATCCTGGTCGGGCACAACGCCCACTTCGACCTGAACTTCCTCAACGCCACGGTGGCGCGCTGCGGCCACAAGCGCAACCCGTTCCACCCCTTCAGCGTATTCGACACCGTGACCCTGGCCGGCATCGCCTACGGACAGACCGTGCTGGCGCGCGCGGTACAGGCGGCCGGCTTCGACTGGAACGCCGCCGACGCGCACAGCGCGGTCTACGACACCGAGCAGACCGCGCGCCTGTTCTGCAGGATCGCCAACGCCTGGCCGGCGCCGCTGATCGGCTGAACGCGCCTCGCGCGGCCGGGGCCGGCCATCCCGAAAATGCAGCTGCGCTGCGCCGGCCCGCGGCACGCACGCAGCGTCGGGCGTCAAGCGGGATCGAAGGTGCTTGCGCGGACACATCTCGGCACAGCCGAGTCAGATCGCGCTCGCAGCGCATCGTCCGAGTTGAGCAGCGCGTTCATCGTATCGGCGCGCGGCGCCGCCCCGCGCCCGGCATGGCCGTGCACTCCGCGTCCCGCAACTTGTGGCACACTCGGCCGCGGCAACGGTGCCGAAGCGCACGTTTGCGACATCCCGTCGGTTCGGCCACTGGCCGCCCAGCCTCCGATGCACGCCGACACCGCGTCCCGGCACGAATGACTCGGGCGTCAGCCCTTCCAACAAGGAGAATCGCATGGCCAATCGAGATGAAAGGCAATCCAACTCGGAAGAGATCAAACTGTCGTTCGACGGCCAGAGCGTCGATTGGTACTTGCAGAAGCTCGTCACGATCGTCAATACCTCGGCCGTGCAGTTCGGCATCACGCTATTCGTCGAAGGGGCCATTGTTTCCGGCCTGCTGGTCGGCGGGAAAAAATATTTCGAAACATTCGCGCAAGAATTTTCCGCCGCCTACCCCGGCGATGCCGAAGGCAAGGAGAGCATTCGCCAAGCCTTTGCCAGCCATGCCACCATCTACGACGCTGCGGAAGACCAGCAAGCCACGTCTCCTCCGCAGTTCGTTCACTTGATCGATTCGCGCTGCTTCTCTCTTGCCGGCCAGCCCGTGCCGAACAACCGCGGCGTGCTTTGGCGCGGCAAGATAAATGCCATTTCAGGCTTCAGCCTGGGATCGCTGTCGGCCGAACAAGCTTAGCGATCGGTCCAGGTCGGCATCGCTGGGCCTGGATTCTTCCCCTGGCCGGGCACGCCAACGACGCGCATGACGGCAGGGACGATCCACCGTCGCGGGTGCGGCGCCGCGCGCGCCCAGCCCACTGCGCTCAGCCCCGGCGCGGTGGCGCCGGCCAGTGCAGCCTTCGCGCAGGTTGCGCAGGCGCAGCGCGGCGCCGTCCTTCTCGGCCAGCGCGCGGGCGATGGTCAGGCCCAGGCCGGCGCCGCCGGTCTGGCGCGAGCGCGAGGTCTCCAGCCGCACGAACGGGGCGAACACCGTCTCCAACGCGCCCTCGGCGATGTCAGGACCGCGGACGCGCATGCGCACGCTGAGCGCACCGTCGGCATCACGCTCGGCGGCCAACACCTTGTCGGCGCGTGTCCAGTCGCAAACGCAGGTGGCGTCGGCGCAGCAATCCTTCGACGCCGCGCGCGACGTGGAGCGCATGTACGAAGTCCGCTACCGCAGTGGCGCCACCGACCTGCGCACCTGGCTGGACGCGCAGCAGACGCGGAACTGACCCTGCGCCAGGCCAGGCGCGACCAGCTCAGAGCCTGTTCAAAGTCGTTCCTGATTCCCCACATCATGCATCCGGCGTTGCCCTTGGATACGGCAGCGGTGGCGTAGGCCCCGCCGC encodes:
- a CDS encoding DUF692 domain-containing protein encodes the protein MAAADCSPQPLAAASAVGLRRRLLPELLQAPPAAFDFLKCAPDNWIGVGGRLGAMLDTRAARHPLSCHGLSLSLGRMAPLDTLLLRQTRQFLERHRAALYSEHLNYSADAGRLYELLPLAFTDAAVRHAGARIAQAQNALGRRIAVENVSYYAAPGQALSEAEFVATVLAEADCDLLLDVNNVCVNAANHGDDALAFLAAIPSARIVWHHVAGHHDDAASALKIDTHGAAVAADVWQLLDAAYRLHGVRPSLLERDSQFPPLPELLHELQRIRDAQARAMPAAQAAAHD
- a CDS encoding DNA-binding domain-containing protein: MYRALCFDNIAQLLAAHFLVLRASVGDAAWQALLRAFCAEHRARTPLFPRMGGEFVRFLQQRATDPQRPWLAELAHYETVELEVRIDNAALPPHDARGDLLDGVAQLSPWLRLLRYRWPVQRIGPARRPGEAPPRPTCLLARRDADGQVRFAELAPLAYRLLALLHDARHSRRTLLLRLAAEHGSDAGALLQEGAALLERLREQDSVLGTRRPPDPRSAAHAASCTGTSRRDAGSR
- the pstB gene encoding phosphate ABC transporter ATP-binding protein PstB, translating into MNDHRNAAAPMHRIAMPIGHTALAPSPVKVAARGLDFHYDKYHALKGIDLEVPEKRVTALIGPSGCGKSTLLRIFNRIYALYPKQEARGEVLLDGEDILSPKYPMNRLRSKVGMVFQKPVPFPMTIFENVAYGIRHHEKLSKADMAGRVEQALRQGALWDEVKDKLGQSALGLSGGQQQRLCIARAVALRPDVLLLDEPTSALDPISTSRIEQLVEELKNDYTIVIVTHNMQQAARVSDYTAFMYLGDLIEHDRTEIIFSQPSKQQTEDYITGRFG
- a CDS encoding RcnB family protein, with product MKRIVGSVLALSLQACGGAFAAGQDDHDRDPHRQRKNQRDDHGPQQARHPDRHDDPRRHQRGKRLAVSERSDHMPDYRRHGLKAPPRGHEWRRIDDPYVPIAVATELITSAIAHSR
- the pstC gene encoding phosphate ABC transporter permease subunit PstC, with amino-acid sequence MNATAIPEAITAPRGRDLRDARADRLFRWTLTATVVFVLIALTGAALSMLWGGRHALQMQGLSFFYSSEWNPVENKYGALAPIYGTLVTALIAMLIAVPVSFGIAFFLTEVAPRWLRGPVGTAIELLAGIPSIIYGMWGLFVLVPVMTEYVTPWLNDHLGTLPLIGPMFQGPPLGIGLLTAGFVLAIMVIPFISSVMREVFLTVPTRLKESAYALGSTRWEVSWDIVLPYTRSAVIGGIFLGLGRALGETMAVAFVVGNTVRLSPSLLEPGTTIAALIANDFGEATETYRSALLLLGFVLFIVTFVVLAIARLMLQQLSRREGN
- the rnt gene encoding ribonuclease T — translated: MNDPLDSPSQPLAITPMSRRFRGYLPVVVDVETGGFDWNRHALLEIAAVPIEMDDFGRLHPGATTSAHVVPAPGTAIDPKSLEVTGIILDHPFRFAKPEREALDHLFAPVRTAVKKYGCQRAILVGHNAHFDLNFLNATVARCGHKRNPFHPFSVFDTVTLAGIAYGQTVLARAVQAAGFDWNAADAHSAVYDTEQTARLFCRIANAWPAPLIG
- a CDS encoding TolC family protein, encoding MRTLSAPSASRSAANTLSARVQSQTQVASAQQSFDAARDVERMYEVRYRSGATDLRTWLDAQQTRN
- the gvpU gene encoding gas vesicle accessory protein GvpU — its product is MANRDERQSNSEEIKLSFDGQSVDWYLQKLVTIVNTSAVQFGITLFVEGAIVSGLLVGGKKYFETFAQEFSAAYPGDAEGKESIRQAFASHATIYDAAEDQQATSPPQFVHLIDSRCFSLAGQPVPNNRGVLWRGKINAISGFSLGSLSAEQA
- the pstA gene encoding phosphate ABC transporter permease PstA; translated protein: MAANVAEHLYNRRRVVNLFALLLSCLTALFGLGFLGWILWTLLAKGIAGIGPDLFTRMTPPPGGEGGLANAFFGSAVMCGLALLIGTPLGVAAGTWLAEYGNARKTGQVVRFVNDILLSAPSIVLGLFVYTLYVMQTGGRFSAMAGALALAFIVLPVVVRTTDEMLRLVPGQMREAALSLGIPQWKVTMQVLYRSASAGIVTGVLLALARISGETAPLLFTAFGNQYWNNNVMQPMASVPVVMNSFAGSPYPSWQLLAWSGALVLTAFVLLVSLGARGLLRRYKTSND
- the phoU gene encoding phosphate signaling complex protein PhoU, whose amino-acid sequence is MNNQPNEHIVKSYDEEQQRLVAEIVRMGETAVAQLEAALDVVERRDDNAALRIVVNDEAIDALEHSISHDVMRLALRGPMARDLREILAGLRIPADIERIGDYAANVAKRSITLNMSPPMPHTLGLRQLGMLAAQQVREALAAYRSGDADAALRIRQGDALLDAQYTALFRELLTYMMEDPRNITPCTHLLFMAKNLERIGDHATNIAENVWFLVHGDQPLPPRDKRDETSTTAGL